The genomic segment GAGATGTAATCTTCTcagatatttttattaaaaatcctaaatttctTCCTGATAATTAACCGAACTCggcagttgttactctaggagttGTTTCCaaagttttaaagatttttttccatggAAATCAATAAAGGTTCATTCCAaagcgtttgaaaaaaaaaacattttaatattttttccaaaaagtcctgcaagaatttctctacgtttttcgaaaaatttcactttaaaaTCATACGGAATACTATCTCGATATTCGATTGCTTTGTTTTCGACTATATTAGCAAATTGTCTAGGAAATCTTCTCAAACTTCCTCAAGAgtccaggagttatttcagagatccttgttcttTGAGGgtgacttaaggtgaagatgaatcgaagccaaaccttaaattttcaagagcacaaatctggagaaccaaacatccgtttaagctgaaaacttaatcgattggtcactagctggtggtaaccaatcgattaagttttcagctcaaacaggtgttcggttctccaattttgtgctcttgaaaaatttgaggtttggcttcgattcatattcaccttaagaACTTACACAAGTACAAATCAGAGGTAGCTTTAAGATTTGCCTTAGAAAAACATCCCGGAGGAttaattttttcagaaaaatttccttgtcatttccctggagacatttctggaaaaattccagaaaaaaagctttcaagaattacttaagaaaatctcaaagaattactggagtaatttctgtgaAAATCTTAGAAAGATTCTCTAGAGCAATTGCTAAAGGTATCTTTATAGAAATacctagttgaaatcttatatatATCCTGAAAAACAgttctaaaggaaattcctagaaatttctggaaaagtgattgattgaattttagaaagATGTTTTGACTGGGAATCTTGGAACATGTCCTAgagaaatcgatggatgaataTGGATTAAATCTTAAACTTTCTTGCAAAATTTCcacagaatttttggaggatttcagatgatttctgcaacaatcattggagaaattcattTCTGTGGTTCTCCTTGGGCTCTAGGCTGACGTCTAAAACTACTGAATCCTAAACAAAATCCATGGAGACATTCCTTGGAAAATAATCATTAAATGATTCACTAAGTGATATCCGAAAATTTAGGCGAATACCTTAAtaaatttctgattaaatttctagagaaaattatgaaaaaacacatacagtaGTACTTAACCCGagaaattcttaagaaaatctTAGATCTCAGAAAAAAGTCTGCGCTGATGCTAAAAAGAATGAAATTCTTATATCCTGGCTCCTATAAGGTAGGTTTCTCattgttttcttggtttttgTTTGGCCTATGTTCGGcctctttttgatttctttcaggTCTatttttggtctcttttttctgGCAAGTGGTctctaatttcctatttttaaggcactcagttttcctttgcgtttgagcttcttaaatatagtaactttcaattaGCAGTCCAGGGTTTACTTAGGTTcgctgtgcacaaaatatttgccaacgttcgtcctacccatggttttgaacGAGGACGCGCCTCTGTTTGTAAGCGTTCATCATGAATTTATCAGAAGTTTCACCAGAGATTGCtgtgcattattttttatttattatactTACAATTacttcctgatttttttctgatgttttttcaataatttattttaaggtgaagatgtatcgaagccaaacctcaaattttcaagagcacaaatctagagaactaaacagccattcaagctgaaaatttaatcgattggtcaccaccagcatgtgaccaatcgattaagttttcagcttaaagcactgcacagtggactttctgcaaaaaaaatgtcttgaaattcaatatctctggatgccgctggaataaaatcgatctttttaccgcaaaagaaagattttttcatgggcgaAACGATAGTGAGGAaagtgttcactgcacgttattttttcgtacggttttgacctattaaaggtcattttaccctatgttcaatggaaatgaaatattcttaatttaatatctctggattccgctggaataaaatcgatctatttaccgcaaaagaaatttttttttcatgggctaaacgaaagtgaggtgagaattcactgcacgttattttttcgtacggttatgacctattaaaggtcattttactctattttcaatggaaatgaaatattcataatttaatatctctggattccgctggaataaaatcgatcttttaaccgcaaaagaaagattttttcatgggctaaacgatagtgaggtgaaaatccactgcacgttattttttcgtacggttttgacctattagGTATCGTAGGTCATTTTACTCTATTTTTTATGCGAATTAGATGTTTATAAATGTATATCTATAGACTATAGATAGAAACGATTTGTTCGCCTCTGAAGAAAGATTATTTCATATATAAATGGATGGTGGGATGAGTATTCACGACAAACGAGTTTTTATCATTTAGgctgaacaaaagttaaaactgtagatgaaaaatagtttgttcaactcaatattcagctttgagtatactgctgaatgagagtgtttaataagcttttcttcaaattattgttcagctgtcacggtgttcagccttgtacaccattGATCAGCCAATATTAAGcaaatactcttgctgttcagctttcattgttacttggggCGCTACTGTTTTTaccgaaattattcaaaatgctacgtccaatagttgggacccctccctccccctcgtctcACATCGTCACAAATCCCTGAagtcccccctcccccctaaaatgctacgtcatttatggacgaccccaaaggggaatttataaaaaatatctggtAAATCTTAATTTTCTTGATTCTTGCTAGGTTAGATGTCTTTTATGTTTCTGTTTGGTCTTTTTTCCAGGTATGAGGTCTCTACAGATCCTCATTTGCTACCAGCCCCTTTGATGTGATAATTACTTGATTTAACCATTCActtcttctttcagtctcaGTCGGGTTATGCAGCATTTATCAATCTGCTGCCGATAATTCTACTGATTGCTCTATCAATGATGTCTTCGATGTTCATATCAGATCCAATCTACAGCCTGACTCCCAGCCAGTAAGTAagaatgattatgtatgcagcTCATCGAGCTCTAACGGTGATCGTTTTCCAGGAAATTCTCCGTCGCTCGCAAAACCAACCAGCTGAAGATCCCATACTACGTAAAGGAAAACTTCCACTCGGAGTATCAAGGATCCGTGGGTCGGCTGGAGGCTTCCGTAGAAGAAGAGTACCTCAACAACTTGAAACACTCGTGCTATCGAGAACGAAATTACAGTAAGTGTGCGATACTTTTACTCAAATTTGTGTGCTACATTTGTAGTTCTGTTTTGCAAATGATCATACTCTTAGTTCGGATAGCATTTCGACATTTTTATACccgttttttcttctttttccaaTTTCCCTTCATTCGTGCAGAAGAAACTATGCTTATGAAGGCACGTAACTTTGGCGATCGAGATCTGTACTACAAAGCCCAGCACATCAATACGCCCTCGTGCGATAAGCTGCACAGCTTGCACAACAACTAGTCCCGAggcggtcgtcgtcgtcgatcgTTGTTAAATAGCGTTGAAGTTGAGtcgagaaaacaaaaaaacagtCAGCCCTCACACGTCTCTTAGCTGAATTGCACGTTTTTAGGATTAATAACTGCCCATCTACCTACATAAAAACGCGCGATAAAATGGAACAGAAGTGATTTGTTCTTCACTGTGTGCAAGCGTTTGACGGTATTTTGATCGTGTTTCATAGTGAttcaagttttttattcatataacaATTGTGTAAATCcccatttttttgttgttgtcatTCTATCGAAAGCATTTTCTGTGAAATCGTTGAAATTTTGGTTTAAGGGTTGTTATCTTTTGTCAAAGTATAGTTGTGGATGGAAGTCAAGTCAACAAGTAGTCTACTTGGAAATATCGTATTTAATTTatctgaatttgaaaaaaataaataaatcttggAACAATTAACTATGATATCGAAGCATAATCTGAAAGAAAGCCTAGTTGAAAGAACAGTCAACTCTCTATCTCTCGATATTGAAGATACCATCTAGTTAATTAAAGGAAGAGCGCCATGTTTCGACTCATCACTAGTCGTGACACAAATGGACAAGACATGGAACGACGAGTAGGAGtgctttcatttatttataaaatacttcccgagggatttcttcagtggtTTATCCAAtgctttcttcaagaattctaccaaaaaatcctccagcgaaacttcaggaatttctaaacagattctatcaggatttcctgCGTtgtcaccaggaatttctctagacatTTTTAAAAGTGATGGCTCAAGAAATCCCTTCCAAGAAATTGATACAGCAGTTCTATGAAAAAGTCCACCaagaatttccaccaggaattgcacCTATCAAAAATCTTTCAGTGATTCTTCTAGTGGTTTCCCTAGTAATTCCACCAGAAAATCCTTCACCATTtttctcttgaaattccttcggagatttctgcagaaattcatgCAGAGATTTACTGTTACAATGATTCTacccagaatttctccaaagattcatcaaggagctcctccagggattctaccaagaattcttccaaggattccacctgGAAGCTTTCACTTTTCTGGTAtatgatttgatttttattaccatgaatgaatgcagcacgtcgtactaacataaAACTTGAAACTAGCCGGGagtaatttgataaaaaaatgtcattgtatGGTCCTAAAACAAGCATTTGCTtgatgtgtccattatgccccgaattcccctactggtgaaatatttagagaaaataCTGGTGAAGTCACTGAAGGAATTATTGGTGAAATCTTCATTGGAGAGGATTTTATTACGAAATCTGATATGGAATTAAAATCTTATATGAAACTGactgctgatggaatccctacagaaacttttgaaagaatccatggaggaattttgGCTGGATTATCTAAAGAAAATGgtaatgaaatctctgaagcaactcctggtgaaatacgtaaaaaaaactcctggtgtaaaccccagaaaaactcttgatgttattcctagaagaacttctgatgttatACCTGGAGgcattccaggtggaatctctgaagaaactcctgatataatctctagaggaactcctgatggaatctctataggaaatcctgttgaaatttctgaagaaattgatgATAAGATTCCTAAAGTAATCCGTGGACTCCTTatataatccctagaagaaatcctgatacgTTTCCTTGAGGATTTTCTAATATTATATATGGAGGAATTTCAGGTCGAATATcaaaaggaacttctgatggaatatctagagaagcttctgatgaattctctataggaactcctgatgaaatccctggaggaattcctgataaagtTCCTGATGGCACTCCtgacagaatctctggaggaactcctgacgacatccctagaagaaatcctgatagaattcatAGAGGCacttctgatataatctctgggggaactcttgatagaatatAATTTGGAAGAATACTAGtttgaatctctgaagaaactcctgaggaaatccccagaagaactctcaTGGAAGCCCTACAGATACACCTGACAACATCCCTAAAGAAACTCCTCCATCCaaaggtactcctgatggaatccttgtaggaatACCTTAAGATATTCTTGAGGGGACTCCAGATGaaaaaagaactcctgataaaatcccttgaaggacttctgatagaatccctggacgaattcctgataaaattcttgATGGTACTCCTGATAACCGTTGCGGGTCCGTTtataatccctagaggaattccttacgatatccctagaagaaatcctgacgGAGTTCCTCGatgaattcctgatataatctctggaggaactcctgatgaaacccTTGGATgctttcctgatggaatctctgaaggaacactagatggaatccctggaggaactcctgatgaaatctcaggaagaactctgatggaaacCCTAAAGGTACACTTGAGAGAATCCCTAGAgagactcctgatggaatccagaggaactcctgaaggaatccttgtaagaatttctaaagatattaTTGAAGTAAATCTAGTTGAAATCAttgggggaactcctgatgaaattcctgatggaatctctggaggaattcctgataggtTTTCTGATGAacctcctgatagaatccctagaagaattcgttgtggtatccctagaagaacccaagtaaccagtaagcacgataatgcggcacggtaacagcattatatgcgcatgtagggtaatcatttgatgcatgtcagttttatatacgcatataatgctattataatgccagaaaaggcgaaatagcgtgccattatagtgccaagatataaccgtgcttctctgcaccactaatgctgatataagaccatgagagaaacgtcagttgttttcgccaggtttttagggcgaatattttgtgcttacgcgtacgcagccagagagctttcgcgtatgcggccaagcaactggtacacgaggaaaataaatgaatgaataaaaacggaaacctctaatagtatgcaaaaaatgtaataaaatgatacagatagtacttctccgtatcagacatattcgttttggtagttttcatccttttgaggactagCAATtgtcacattttgatcctcgttttatgatgatgaaattcctcattttgcgtctcgaacctgcgacacccgtattgttgagttgttgtcctgttcctttgctcctacggccacataagataaatagtattggaaagaaaagtgatcaatttaaaccatcacttttccccgtcataaaacctgaaattgtagtagtgagaagatttatgtttgactccctcttaccactatatgtaaacacaaagcacgtggtatatctgtcaaatcactggatggcatttaaacatgccctgtattcgaatataaagccaatatagtgcttatttaatgcctgtatgcatcaggcttagaagcattaatgatgctgtaatagggtttctatacagcggaagtgctgttataaggtgtgtaagcatttgtggtgctattataatgcatgtacgcatctatgatgctgattaagggcttattattagtgcttaatAATAAGCCCTTGATAGTGCTTAATAATAAGCCCTTGAtaaaattcctcgaggaactcctaataTAATCTCTCCAAAGATATTATTGaatgaactcctgatggaattattGGAGggtttcctgatgaaatcccaagctgaatcctgatgaaatttctggatgaattcctggaaagtttcctgatggaactcctgatagaatccctagaggaactcccgaTAGTATctaatgaggaattccaggtgaaatctcagaaggaactcttgatggaatccctggaggaactcctgatgaaatccccagaataaCTCTGACGAAAGCCCTGGAGGTACTCCTAATAGAATTTTTATATGAACacctaaaggaatccctggaggaactcctggtggaatcattggaggaattattaaagttattcttgaagaaactttcGTTGGAATATTGGAGCAACTCCTAATGAAAGcactagaagaactcctgatagaatccttagaggaacttgtgatggaattgctagagaaactcctggtggAAACCCTAGATGAGTTCCAGAtgcaatccctgaagaaactccagatggaatctctggatgaattccagatggaatccctgaagcaatttctcatggaatccctagaagaatactGATAAAATCCCCAGAAAAACTCTAGACAAACTTACGACAATCAGTCCTTACTAcgaagcaggactacgagaaagctaagccacaacttggcaaggtagaaggcaaaAGAGACACTAAGTCGTGCCAGATTGAAGTGTTTTCTTTCACAGGCAAAGCGAATATATCAGATGATAATATTCAATATACAAtacttgtcgactgatggggtagctgcgcagtaccgtcagcaactagaggagcagttgggaagaatcaacgttgctggagacgtcgacggcctgtgggaccctatccacgaagctgtgacaacaacggcgcgggaagtgatcggcactggtcaacgacgaagacgaaacgactggttctatgaagagtgacagacatggagaatgtcgccagaagccgtatgcttgtggtcGGTACCcaacagaacagagagcggtacaaggcaGCGAGAGCCTAAGAAaggcgaatccaccgcagaaagaaaaaaacagcacgaagaaagtgtggtagctgacgctcaagaaagcatgaaccggaatgatatgcggagattctatgcaacggtcaatggtgcgcggcacaataccgtaccagtgcccgccatgtgcaatgatcgagaagggaatttgcgccgataaaacggcggtggctgccaggtggaaggagcactttcagtaattgttgaacggtggaaatggaaatgtagcaagcagcaggatgaacattgatgacgacgatcaagctgtggacccaccgaccataggagaggttaaaaaggctatcagcgagctgaagaactgtaaggctgctgggaaggacgagatcccggtcgagcttctcaagcacggaagcgagctgctttaccagtcgatcaaccgagtacttctgaagataTGGGAGGAccaagaattgcccaccggctggttggatggctcatccgccctatctacgagaaagggcacagactgtagtgtgccaattacagaggaattaccctgctgaattcggcgtacaaaattctgtcgcgcatcctgtttaacagattgagaccgctcgaggagtccttcgtcggcgaataccaagctggtattcgtgagggccgttcgacaacggatcagatgtttagcttgcgaatgatcgtagacaaattccgggagtataacttgcagactcaccatctgtttattgatttcaagacggcgtacgactcagtgaaaagaaatgagctttggctgataatgtctgaacatggttttccggcgaaactaattaggctgatacgtgctacgctggatggttcgaaatcaagtgttaggatcacagacgaggtgtcaacctcgttcgtgacgttaggcgggttgaagcaggga from the Aedes aegypti strain LVP_AGWG unplaced genomic scaffold, AaegL5.0 Primary Assembly AGWG_AaegL5_hic_scaff_995_PBJ_arrow, whole genome shotgun sequence genome contains:
- the LOC110681483 gene encoding dnaJ homolog subfamily B member 12-like, producing MMSSMFISDPIYSLTPSQKFSVARKTNQLKIPYYVKENFHSEYQGSVGRLEASVEEEYLNNLKHSCYRERNYKETMLMKARNFGDRDLYYKAQHINTPSCDKLHSLHNN